A window from Chloroflexota bacterium encodes these proteins:
- a CDS encoding NAD(P)/FAD-dependent oxidoreductase codes for MVENGGNGVKDLTIIGGGPTGLFGLFYAGVRHLDTQLVEAMDEIGGALSALYAVKNVYDMAGFPAILAKDLVAALHEQADQWQYPIFLSQKITELEERDGVYVLHSQSGQEFKSKTVLIANGNGSLAPRKLKIPGIEPLEDKQVFYTVKNLETFRDKRVLIIGGGDSALDWALELEKVAKMATLIHRLPVWQAHEATVRQLIYSEVDVHFPRHEASELHVTDGKLTGVTITNLTSKETFDLEVDIILICIGFLMDTTVIRKWGVDLEGRKGIKVDPATMVTSRPGVYAAGDIAAYEGKINLIACGASEAAMAVNQAVRYINPDARLAPGHSSDMDIFTKRDKPET; via the coding sequence ATGGTGGAGAACGGGGGAAATGGCGTAAAGGACCTTACGATTATTGGAGGTGGCCCTACGGGGTTGTTTGGGCTTTTCTACGCCGGAGTGCGCCATCTCGATACACAGCTTGTGGAAGCAATGGATGAAATAGGCGGCGCCCTTTCAGCCCTATACGCGGTGAAGAACGTCTACGATATGGCTGGCTTCCCGGCGATCCTCGCCAAGGATCTGGTTGCGGCTTTGCATGAGCAGGCGGACCAGTGGCAATATCCCATATTTCTTTCACAGAAAATAACGGAACTTGAAGAGCGCGACGGCGTCTACGTGCTCCATTCGCAGAGCGGCCAGGAATTCAAGAGCAAGACCGTACTCATTGCCAACGGCAATGGCTCGCTGGCGCCGCGCAAATTGAAGATTCCCGGCATCGAGCCCCTGGAAGACAAGCAGGTCTTCTATACTGTCAAAAACCTGGAAACGTTCCGCGACAAGCGTGTGCTGATCATTGGTGGGGGAGACTCGGCACTCGACTGGGCGCTTGAACTTGAGAAAGTCGCAAAGATGGCGACGCTCATTCACCGCCTGCCGGTCTGGCAGGCGCACGAGGCGACAGTTCGCCAACTCATTTACTCGGAGGTGGACGTGCACTTCCCCCGGCATGAAGCCAGTGAGTTGCACGTAACTGACGGCAAGCTCACGGGAGTCACCATCACGAATCTCACATCGAAAGAGACTTTCGATCTTGAAGTGGACATAATCCTGATTTGCATTGGATTCCTGATGGATACGACTGTCATACGAAAGTGGGGGGTTGACCTTGAAGGCAGGAAGGGCATCAAGGTAGATCCCGCGACGATGGTTACGAGCCGACCCGGTGTCTATGCTGCAGGCGATATTGCCGCTTACGAGGGGAAGATCAATCTGATTGCGTGCGGAGCGTCCGAGGCGGCTATGGCAGTGAATCAAGCAGTGCGGTATATTAACCCCGATGCTCGGCTCGCTCCGGGTCACAGTAGTGATATGGATATCTTTACCAAACGCGATAAGCCGGAGACATAG